A genomic segment from Polyangium mundeleinium encodes:
- a CDS encoding DUF7691 family protein gives MGSNTTAVAVDIDRVKAAWGSNDASLRARVLAAQYSKYLATIDDPSAGALDEVLAGALGDRPPSRYGYAVVALMHTLGTRLPGEVRSMKTIYGIDDVDSPDLNYPDETWFVPIPNTPEYPLLTLIPRDRLAALAAKIPDAYDGEGADFIEALTGWVAKTRELGVDLVLFDY, from the coding sequence ATGGGAAGCAACACCACGGCGGTCGCCGTCGACATCGATCGGGTGAAGGCGGCATGGGGCTCGAACGACGCGAGCCTCCGCGCGCGCGTCCTCGCGGCGCAATACAGCAAGTATCTCGCGACGATCGACGATCCGAGCGCGGGCGCGCTCGACGAGGTCCTCGCCGGCGCCCTCGGCGATCGCCCTCCGTCGCGGTACGGCTACGCGGTGGTGGCGCTGATGCACACGCTGGGGACCCGGCTTCCGGGCGAGGTCCGCAGCATGAAGACGATCTATGGCATCGACGACGTCGACAGCCCGGACCTCAACTACCCCGACGAAACCTGGTTTGTTCCCATCCCCAACACCCCGGAGTACCCGCTTTTGACCCTCATCCCCCGGGACCGGCTCGCGGCGCTCGCCGCCAAGATCCCCGACGCCTACGACGGCGAGGGCGCCGATTTCATCGAGGCGCTGACGGGCTGGGTGGCGAAGACCCGCGAGCTCGGCGTGGATCTCGTCCTCTTCGATTATTGA
- a CDS encoding alpha/beta hydrolase, with protein MGQAKIQVFYPITRGRVVLRTEFDWNRSVEPKYVSDDHTITEFEIESDQKYFYFKPCLEGDGGLTWSQGDNYLATTADTSIRRCYPHFFCSAQGTFSPVVRVPEGDTEANHLIRVYIPPGYDENTVKRYPVLYMHDGTNLFFGDEAFGGNEWRVDENVELLHSMNLIDKVIVVGIYAKDRMYEYTKPGYERYGDFMVNQLKPFIDARLRTLTDPQNTAVMGSSLGGVVSFFLGWHYPHVFGKAACLSSTFGYQDDLMERVASEPKRNVRFYIDSGWPRDNYERTTAMRDQLLAKGFEFGKDLLYFAFPGALHNEDSWAARSHVPFQYFFGKAARI; from the coding sequence ATGGGTCAAGCCAAAATCCAGGTCTTTTACCCGATCACGCGGGGGCGCGTCGTGCTCAGGACGGAATTCGACTGGAATCGGTCCGTCGAGCCGAAGTACGTCAGCGACGATCACACGATCACCGAGTTCGAGATCGAATCCGACCAGAAGTACTTCTACTTCAAGCCATGCCTCGAAGGCGACGGCGGGCTCACCTGGTCGCAGGGGGACAACTACCTCGCCACCACGGCCGACACCTCGATTCGCCGGTGTTATCCGCACTTCTTCTGCTCCGCGCAGGGCACGTTCTCCCCGGTCGTTCGCGTGCCGGAGGGCGACACCGAGGCGAACCACCTCATCCGGGTCTACATCCCCCCGGGGTACGACGAGAACACGGTGAAGCGGTATCCCGTGCTTTACATGCACGACGGGACGAACCTCTTCTTCGGCGACGAGGCCTTCGGCGGCAACGAGTGGCGCGTCGACGAGAACGTCGAGCTGCTCCATTCGATGAACCTCATCGACAAGGTCATCGTCGTCGGCATCTACGCGAAGGACCGGATGTACGAGTACACGAAGCCGGGCTACGAGCGGTACGGCGATTTCATGGTGAACCAGCTGAAGCCCTTCATCGACGCGCGCCTCCGCACCCTGACCGATCCGCAAAACACGGCCGTCATGGGCTCTTCGCTCGGCGGCGTGGTCTCGTTTTTCCTCGGGTGGCATTACCCGCACGTCTTCGGCAAGGCCGCCTGCCTGTCGAGCACGTTTGGCTACCAGGACGACCTCATGGAGCGCGTGGCGTCCGAGCCCAAGCGGAACGTGCGTTTCTACATCGACAGCGGCTGGCCACGCGACAACTACGAGCGCACCACGGCCATGCGGGATCAGCTCCTCGCGAAGGGCTTCGAGTTCGGCAAGGACCTGCTCTACTTCGCCTTCCCCGGCGCCCTCCACAACGAAGACTCGTGGGCCGCGCGCAGCCACGTCCCGTTCCAATATTTCTTCGGCAAGGCCGCGCGAATCTGA
- a CDS encoding GlsB/YeaQ/YmgE family stress response membrane protein has protein sequence MPFGFLLVMLLIVAALVVGIWATFSVFGVLVTLAIAAVVGWIADQIVPGRLPYGWAGAMVAGLLGSWVGSLLFGHVGPTVARIPIIPGILGAVLVALVVQFLMKRGIGPRPRGPETRA, from the coding sequence ATGCCATTCGGATTCCTCCTCGTCATGTTGCTGATCGTCGCGGCGCTCGTCGTGGGCATCTGGGCGACGTTCAGCGTGTTCGGCGTGCTCGTCACCCTGGCCATTGCCGCGGTCGTCGGCTGGATCGCCGATCAAATCGTGCCCGGCCGCCTGCCGTACGGCTGGGCGGGCGCGATGGTGGCGGGCCTGCTCGGGAGCTGGGTCGGCTCCCTGCTCTTCGGCCACGTGGGCCCCACGGTCGCGCGGATCCCCATCATCCCAGGGATCCTGGGCGCGGTGCTCGTGGCGCTCGTGGTGCAGTTCCTCATGAAGCGCGGCATCGGCCCCCGCCC